DNA sequence from the Schistocerca americana isolate TAMUIC-IGC-003095 chromosome 2, iqSchAmer2.1, whole genome shotgun sequence genome:
atcagtgtgggatccgtaccagatcggtttgacggaggagatagagaagatccaaagaagagcggcgcgtttcgtcacagggttatttggtaaccgtgatagcgttacggagatgtttaataaactcaagtggcagactctgcaagagaggcgctctgcatcgcggtgtagattgctcgccaggtttcgagagggtgcgtttctggataaggtatcgaatatattgcttccccctacttatacctcccgaggagatcacgaatgtaaaattagagagattagcatggaggctttcagacagtcgttcttcccgcgaaccatacgcgactggaacaggaaagggaggtaatgacagtgacatgtaaagtgccctccgccacacaccgttgggtggcttgcggagtataaatgtagatgtagatgtaaatgccacttgttggtgtctgcacatgctcaacattgctgggtgccactgatggaactgcttctactgaaatgtcacttgttggtctctgcacctgttcaacattgctgggtgccactgatggaactgcttctactgaaatgtcacttgttggtgtctgcacctgctcaacattactgggtgccactgatggactgcttctactgaaatgatgtcacttgttggtgtctgcacctgttcaacattgctgggtgccactgatggaactgcttctactgaaatgatgtcacttgttggtctctgcacctgttcaacattgctggatgccactgatggactgattctactgaaatgatgtcacttgttagtgtctgcacctgctcaacattgctaggtgccactaatggaactgcttctactgaaataatgtcacttgttggtgtctgcacctgcccaacattactgggtgccattgactgaataatacttatgtaaactattatgtaaaatcatatgtatgaaagcatttgtattccttactgtattttacgtattaggttattgaagggtcagtgcaaagccaaaatttatctagttatgtgacatttacttattaatattatcttttatttttttgtctgtaatttttttttcttctttggacgaatttggtggtattttcagcaccaatgctggcaaaaataccatcaaattctagcccgtggaggaggggcatatgaaaggtggctacactgagtcacagcgccagagattgcgccaaagagtattattcagccgcctccactggcagtgcttattgagaagtagcagtaggcagtgcttgttgaggtgtagcagtggtgagtcgttgttgagaagatGTGGTAGTGAGTGCCTGTTCAGAAGTTGTAGtactgttttgatgggctagacaccagatgttgttggattggggatgctgtaatgatcagagtgtgcttttcgtcaatatatatgaaggtaaaaaattccttttttttcattatttcaatgtattaaacaataatgcctcttggtcacaggttcagtcaacaaagcatctggctcgtgttcttgtattagactgtatttctggtttctatttgcaatcacagtatttctgtttattttttttaattacttcagtataaatggtatttaaaatatcttgtcgtattgaggaagaaccgtgccagatgtgtacgttgaatcacacttccacacacagaacagcgacacttgtgccttgttgtttcgtagctttcatagttgctggggacttaattaattaattgtgttaacggaagttttctttcgttctttgttgttattctatgcagtcagattgcgtactataccagacagggccaaccggttacgagactgcgtaaccggacagacagcgacaaaAAATTCAAagtatttgcattatataaaataaTTAAGCCTCCATGCAACATTGCTTTGTGAACAGCATGAGAGGAAGCCCTCAGCCCTGCCTTCTGGCGCAGTAGTCATACGTACACAATGGGGCAGAAAGTTTCTGTGTCATTTACCGGCTAGTAACGGTGACTGTCATAGCAGGTGCTCCTGTTATTTCCATGTTAACATCTTTCCACATCGGAATATCACTATCACCTCTCTCAACATTTACTAGCTGGCAAGTGGAACGCATCGTAGCATATAGTTATTAACGTGCTAGAACAGTGTATTGGGCGTGCACCGACATTTTTGCACCTGCGAGCATCCAGTGGCTTTGTTTGTGTGCCTGCGGTAACATGGGCACTCTCTGATGTGTGCTGACAAGAGATGCATGTTTGCGCCGTTTGGTTCTGGACGCCATACCGCAGCGATGCTCCTGGATGTTGTGTGCTGACAATAGGTGCACGTTTGCGCAGTTTTGTTCTGGATGCCATACCGCAGCGATGCTCCTGGATGTTTAGCTGTTAACCACTTGAGAATGTTGAAACCTTACCATTAAGTTGAAAAGCTGAACTATTAAATTCGCCTCTGCTATATCTCTGTCTCAGCGGCTATCAATTCAGTTGTTTCTGAGTTTGAGATTACAGTAGCGTGTGTTAATACGCCCATTGTCAGGGTCCAAACTACTCAGGAAACTGTGGTGCGGCCAAAATTGAATGCAAAATGCCTGTGCATTGTCCGTAGCCTTGAATATGACCACGAAGCAGCAGGTGagcatactgtgaagcaaatcgtTCAACAGTGCTACAAGAGAAGATACTGTGAGAATGGAGTGATGTCTTGGAAGCTATAGCTGAAACAGTTAATTGGATATCAAGTATTGAAGTCAGTCTTTGATTGAGAAATGACATGTTCAAGCAATTTTTTCCATAGAATTTGTTATCTGTATCAATTTTAGGTTTAATTTGTAATTTGcaacatttctgtatttgtttttgctttttttaCATTTAATGTGGCATTTGTAGCTCATAGTCTACCATACaccaaataataacaataaaccatTTACGTATATGTTACAGTACGCTCATCAGTAAGGGTCAAAGGTTTGTTGATCGACAACACATACTTTCTGCAGTAAGTAACTACCGATGTAAGACGCTGAGCCGAAGGATGTAATCTATTACTACACAGCTGACGATTATTCTTGATACCAAGTGAGACGTAGACTATTAGTGTGACGTTACATGATTTGACAGGAGTGATTTTATCTGTTTTTATTCATCTTGTGTATGTTTCTAAGATTCTTCTATGTGTTTTTCCTGATAATAGTAGCATAAACTCCCGAACGTCTCGGTGAAAAAGAATGTAATTAGTATTATAGGTCTTTGTTGATGAAGCTGTCAAATAACTTTCAAAAAGGCGTTTTATATTGTATTATAGGTAGAAACCAAGCAGTGTTTTGCCGAAATGACAGAACTAAAAGGTAATACGTACGGTTGAAAGGGATCAAGCTGGCCGAGTATATGAGGCCTATATCGTGGACCTTGGTGGTGCTGTCGTATCCAGGGTGAACCTGTATCGTGTAGCAGTCGAAGATAGCTGCGTAGTCGTCAGAGGTGCTCAAGTCCTCCACACCGAGGTACACCCACCACTTCGAGAACCTGCATAATACGTAATCCATGTCAAATATAGAACAATAACTAAACGCAATGCTGGCCTTCCATTACGCATAGGCAACTGACACATGCGTTGCGCCTAGGCGTAATCAAagtaacaaaacagtataaactaCAGAGGAGCCAACCTAAGAGTTAATTTTGACATGTTACGACTTACTGCTGTAATGTGAAACGAGTCAGTTTTACAGTCGTAGTGCACTTTTTCAGCGAAACATAGGGTAAGATGCTgagcatttttatatatatttttctcgcTTGCATACAATGATTTATGCCTAACTGCATTaattctctctttctccctctcttaatttctttagtttttgcaattaagaatgtCCAATTCCCCCCGCTCTCGCCCCCCTTCTCTCTCTTTATCACacacgctcgctctctctctctgtcggagGTAAAGCAGATATGTTTTCAGTTGtcgtttgaagttaattttgtcgGCTGTTTAACTCATTACGTCATTGCGTATGTGGTCAGAATACTGGTGCCTGAATATCTCAGTCCTTTCTGTAACGTACTATGACTGACCGATGCATAGCATAAATCATTTCTCTCGTACTATTATATTTGTGAATGGTACTGTTGTTTTCAATCAGTGAtggattgttgacaacaaattgCGTAAGggagtaatgtaatgtaatgttgttGTCACTATGTACAACTGTTTAAAATGTTCTCTATACCAGGTTCTATAACAGACCCCAAGTATTGTCGCTATTACGCACTTGTGTGCAACAGACAATTTCTCCTCAATGCCAAAACAAGCTAGCAAACGGAAATGGAAAAAGTGAGCCAACGTTCTGACATTTTAATCACATATGTGATCTTATCCGTAACACAGGTCTTCCACAGCTTACACGCTTAAGAAGACATGAAACATGTTATTTCCGGTTCAAGTTCTTATCAATAAAAACACCTAAGCATTTAGAATACTCTGTTCGATTTATTGATTTACTCGATGAGTTATTTCTAACGGTGTGGTCAGTCATTATGCGGTACTAAATTTATTGTGTAGTGTTTTGTCTAAATTCAGTAACAATAAATTTGCTGCGAACCCATTGTTTATTTTCAAGAAAACATTGTTTACGTTTCCAAATATTGAAACTAGTCCATATTTGCATAATCAGTAATTTCTGCTTCTTGGATACGTAATGGAAGAGCACTTACACACAAACAAAGCAAAATAGATCCAATATTGATACCTGTGCTACACTTGTAGACTGGCGTTGCTGAAAAAATTAACTctcttcaaacaatagaaagttagaaaaGATGTGTTATATCATCCAGTAAAGATATCTAAggtacacatttaaaaaatatggcCATAGATGCTGAAATGGGAAGCATAACTTCATGACAAAAATGATACTCATAGGATAAAGTGCAGGAAAGTAATGTATTACTGTATGTAATAATAAGTGTACAGTAATATAATTCCCATTATAGATGTAACGTAAACAAAGGCCAAAATAGAAGTGAATGTGACTACTTAATGTGAACCTACAAGAAAAAATTTTGCATTTCCTGAGGGTATACGGTCACTCTTGGTCATAGAACATACTGTTATGAAAAATTTTGTACTTGTATTTAGCACAGACGAAAAGATACTATATAATGCAAGGATATATGACAAAAACATCGAAGAGTCGGCGGGAAACAGTTGTAGCACACGATACATACTTGATtgactattctacatctacatacatcgacataaatactcCACAAACCACAGTACGGGCCGTTGCGGAGGGTACCCCATagcactactggtcatttcctttcctgttccactcgcaaatagagtgagagaaaaacgactgtctatatgccaccGTATGAAACCTAATTTaaagtatcttatcttcgtggtcattatGTACAATGTGCGTTGGAGGACGTTGATTCATTCTAGAGTCACCTTTGGGAAAgatactgcaaattgtgagctctgcatGCACCCCACGCGTGAGACGAGCAGCCTCCACCACTtccaccaaccgcctgtatgaactgagtatAGCTTCAGAACCCATGAGACAGGTGTCGTTGATGCCGACGTcggccacaacttgcagacgactgtacCCTGCAGGCTCGATAGTCGCAGGCAAAGCCACCTCTAGATCATGGATGGGGTCCTCTGGCATACCAACTGcataatggctttttttccagcctGAACGCTATCTGACTGAGGAGCTCCATAATGTGCCTAAGGTTGGAGTTTCCGATAGCAAATAAACTCCCccaacccacccacccccccgtCCCCCACGCCCCCGCCCCTGCTGAGGGAGTCTGCCTGTTCACTCACATGGTGAATGGGTGAAACCAGACGGCCACACCCCCACATTTTTTATCAAAGAAAATTACCAAACAGCTGTATGttttgaaaagttattttaattagacagccagtttcggcatctcaacaACGCCATCTTCAGAGCCCATAAGCATTTCATGTATGGATAGTCAGATCTATCGACTCTTGCATACTGTGCCATCAGTATCTGGATACTGTGAATTCGTTTTTGGAGTATTTCCTTCAAAGACTTGACAACGATTGATCAGTTGGCTACAGTAtgaaagtatcgatatatctgtaTATAGATGAAGTGCATATGGAACCTGTAGATGGCATTATTGAGATGacgaaactggttgtctaaataaaacaacgtttcaaaacatacggctgtttggtgatttttccttggtaaatatttgaccagccccTGTGCCGTATTTATGATGGATCAACATAGGGTTTCTACATTGGCTCTCTGCCTCAAGCGACACGGAGGCGTTACCACCCACCACTCACTCTGCTATGGGGGCAGATCCACCGCGTCAGATACACTAGGAGTGCCTCAGCAGCAGAGCCCGTGggcgaaacaagcgacacctgaaGTGTCCCAAGCGACGCGCCAGATTTTCCACCACCGCTATACCCCAAGGCAGCAGACTGAAGGTGAGTGACCGTAGCCAAAAGTGCACTCAGCTGTTCACGAACTGCAgctagctcctcctgcatccgtacacagcatgCAGACGTCCTACCCATtgtagcaagactaactgaagaagtaaagcATAAAAGCAGACAGAACCCTATACATGCAACCTACTACCCTTCTGATGTGTCGTCAACGGACGCTGATGCCTCATGAgatatgtagctggctgttcagaagaaatgaaaattgcGCTACAGATTACCTAAATTTAGATTTAGAAAATGCGAACATACACCTCTTAGACAgaaaaacacgcacgaaatttaagaaatatactacGTGGAAAACACAGGAATAGATAAAACACTTAACTTAACGCTCTGTAGATGTGTATCAGTTGATAACTATGGCCTGACTAGCTTACTAAGCGAATGGACGCTTGtcctcaaaacaaaacaaatgagcaaatATTGCGCCATGGACTGAATGAAGGTGCACTTATAAAAACAAGAGATTAAACCTAttaaacagaaaaacacgcacGAAAATTAAGAACCATACTACAAGGAAAACACAGGAAAAAATAAACACTAACTTGCAGCTCTGTAGACGTGTATCAGCGTAGAGCTTGGGCCTGACTATTCAGCCCTCATGTCCCTTCTCTGGTAATACCGACGCATTTTCCATAATGCTCATAATCAAGGGTATCTTTACaccaacattaaaaaaataaaaaaataacaaaactagTTAATTGTTGCTGAATTATATTAATGGCATACttttcacactgaagcgccaaagaaactattataagcatgcgtattcaaatgccgAGATTTGTTAACAGGAAGAACACGGCACTGCGgttgacaacgcctatataagacaacaagagtctggcgcagttgttagatctgttactgctgctacaatagcaggttatcaagaattaggtgagtttgaacgtgatgttatagtcggcgcacgagctatggggaacaacatctccgagatagcgatgaagtgcggattttcccctacgaccattacatgagtgtaccgtgaacatcagaaatctggtaaaacatcaaatctccgtcatcgctgcggccggaaaaagaatctGAAActacaggaccaacgacgactgaagagaaacgctcaatgtgacagaaatacaacccttccgcaaattcaatgcagggcaatcaacaagtgtcacagcgtgtgaaccattcaacgaaacatcatcgatatgggctttcggggccggaggcccactcgtgtacccttgatgactgcatgatggAGAACTTTGTGCCTTGCCTGGGTCCGTCaataccgacatcggactgttgatgactggaaacatgttgcctgatcggacgagccttgtttcaagttgtatcgagtggatgggcgtgtacgggtatggagaaaaacccaagaatccatggaccctatatgtcagcaggcgactgttcgagctggtggaggctagTAGTAGCGTAGTGGCGGTgtcagcacacttttgatatcaaattgatatgcaaattaattaaattgattaattaatcaCCCTAGCCCCCGCCCACCCCCGCCCCTGACAACGCCCATGTCATGTGTTTCCTCAGTTGCATGTGGGCCccagccccctcctccctctccccctccccacaccaACCTACCCAGTTGGCAGGAATtccgaattttggcaggaaataaaaactggtggtatCCTTTCTTGGACATGAGCCCTGGTGCTCCTGGGTGGAAAGCTCAAGTATACGCCATAACACAATCAATCCACCAGAGGTGCTTGGAATTgataggaaattaaaaatggctgtgctctttctgggactcgaaccctgattctactggatggaaagcccaagtgtaccCCCTAAAACATGGAAACTGTTCAGATGCGAGAGAGGAAGGTAACGTTAATGTACTTTAAATACTTTGCTTGGGAAAATGacacaaatatcgatcctaattacataattaattacaatgattgggcctaattacacaaccaaATGCATAAAACCACACAAGGGTGgtataaaatcgcaatacaactcaaaaactgatgATATCACACAATtagcgttatcctgctgggaaaaaatttcgcagtacgactcgaaactagcgacagacacactcaaGCTGGAGGGGagaaaggctggggtgtaaggtactatctttatttttttggctggaaatatatgcaactgatgagatgctggtgtcGGGCAGAGtgaagtttaaaaagtgtattacctgtaaggatacagtatctatcgttgtttTGTCcagtccccaaaaaaaaaaaaataaataaataaataaataaaaaattaataatgattttaTTAAGCGATACTTGTCAGATGAAATGAGCAGAGAACAATTGTCACTTCAAGAAGTTAGAGGCCTCAGAGTTTAAGCATTGAGAAACCCTAGTGGAGgacgtctacatctgcatgattactctgcaattcacatttaagtgcttggcagagggttcatcgaaccacaatcatactatctccctaccattccactcccgaacagcgcgcgggaaaaacggatacctaaacctttctgttcgagctcacaTTTGTGAAGGGGAGAGGGATAAGACGCATACGatcaaaacactcacattaagacATTATTTGAACCGCAGTTGGACGACAACAAAAGTTTTCCATACGTTATGTAAAGTAGGGACCTCCAGTAGCCCATCAGATCACGGACTAAACACGTGATGGAACTATTTGAGACTGCGCCGAGGGATACAGGCCCTGACGTCTACGGAAGTTTTCCAGTATATGTAAGTGGTAACATCGAGCAGAAACCTGTAGGAGAAATCCGACATTAAAGTATTCACGTGTCAAGAGAGCCAGCTAATGGAAAATCCCGAAAGGCTATTATCGAGGCTCAGCTGCAActtagacgccggccgcggtggccgagcggttctaggcgcttcagtccggaaccgcacgactgctactgtcccaggttcgaatgctgcctcgggcatggatgtgtgtgatgtccttaggttagttaggtttaagtagttctaagttctaggcgactgatgacctcagatgttaattcccatagtgctcagagccatttgaaccattttgcaatttaGACGGTGTATAAGCAAGAGGtaaaatgagaagagtcagtcagaCAGAGAAGTCTGATGGAGAATTCTGATGGAGTAGTCTGACGGAGTCCGAGAGCAGTAGTACCCCAGTCCGCCGCCACCTGAGTATGCAGAAGCAATATTCACAGCGAGAAGTCGGTGATCAGATCTGGAGACACACAAAGCAACTGCAAGATAAGTAATCATTATCTATTCTGGGGAATAGCTCTGAACAGAGACAATCTGTCTTTGTCTCAAGCTTCATAATTAACAAGAACAGTTTACGGAATAGTAATTGTCTCTTGTAAGCCTAGGCGAGTGGCCTGCTGATAAGAGTAAATTGAGTCTGACAAGTAATACAGAAAGGGGTCAGGAACTGGCACCTCTTTTAtaagttatcaaagagaataaagaTATTACTAAAATAAATACTGAATTCTTCAGCATACACAGCCTGCCATTACTCCTAAAAGATTACCACTGTAACCAATAACCAACCGGTCCTACCTGGGAGAgctttctccctctcatctccgacaaTAAAGGTGGACACTCAAACAACTCTCAGATTGTCGTCAACGTTCGAATCGCACTACAAAACTGTGCTGGGATGCGACAGTTTGACATCAAAGTTCGCTACAGATGTCTGCTcaaaaccatcctgcagcccatgggtcataatgcagcacatgtaccgGGGAAAATCATCGTCTTAAAAGACTGCAGGGTGCAGAGCAGGTGGTAGTTGAACGTATGTTCTTCTCGATGTACATTCACAAACTGCAGAATACCAAGGCGTTCTCACTTTCCCAATTGTTCTCAATCACCGAACGGCAGGTTGCTGTGGGTGAGGgagagggtgtgtgtgtgctgtggtgGTCGCCGGACACAGCCACTTTCTGTCCAGGGGTGCAGTGTGTGGGGGCTCTGTAgctatattttagatgaacaagttgcacttgaggcggccatccttttatctcctattgtttagttgactaggTGCAGGCGTAGGAGGATCGCCTTAAGGCGGTGGCCAGATGGTTGAAACCCGAGTGCGGGCAGCAGCCTTGGAGATTGGCAGTGGGGCATGAGATACTCAGTGGATCATCatagagggggggaggggcaggcgtGAGGGGAAGTGAGAAGGCATtggttttcggcagtttgtgattgtacatcgagaAGAACACATGTTCAACTACCACCCCCTCTgcactctgcagtcttttaggaagatgattttccccagtacatgatcgttcattatgagtgctggttttttcacgttaatttcgaagtgtaattaaaaGTTTGATGCATTTTATTTATCCATCgtttgtggtagtgtgtattggcttcaATTACCTGGGCTGCACGATGGTTTTTGAGGagacatctgtagcgaactctgatgtcaaacaacaATAGacactgtatgcttacaggtaatacactttttaaactcctctctgtccaacaccagcatctcgtcagttgaacgtattccctgccaaaaagaataaagatagtaccttacttcctagcctttttcccgccagcttgtagttgtagggtagagtttgagtgtgtctgccgCTAGTTTCGAGAGgtactgcgaaattttttcccagcaggataacatcaGTTGTATGGTTTAGTTTTTGAGTTGTATTACGATTTTATACcatccttgtgtagcactatgcataaGGTTGTGTAATTAGGCCAAATCTTTGtagttaattatgtaattaggatcgatatttacGTCAGTTTCccagccaaaataaataaagtacacttgggctttccatccagtagaatcagggttcgagtcccagaaagggcacagccatttttaatttcccatcaattccaagcgccactggtggtttaattgtgttagtcAGGTACACTTGGGCTTTCCTCCCAGGATGGCCAGGGTTCGAGTCTCGAAAAGTgtactgccaattttaatttccagtcaaTTCCCTGGTGGTGGGTGGGGGAGGCACATCAGCACAGCACTggaacaaagaaattcccgccaatagggtaggtcgggggaggggtggtgaggggggagggggaggaggcgctGGGGTGCACATGCAGCTGAGAAAACATGTGATGTCATCTGGGGGTGGGGATGGGCTTGGTCGGAGGTCTGGGTGGGTGGGGgcaggggtgattaattgatcaatttaaataatttgcatatcaatttgatataaaaattgGAGTCGTAATCCCACTATCCTACTactgaagctctgtaatggtgtggggcatatgcagttggagtgttacgggactcctgacacgtctagataaaaCTCTGAGAGGCGACACATCTCTCTCCTTGCTCACTGTGAATGACAACCTCCCAGAGATTGCCTAAAAAGAGGAGTCTTTGTCCTATGGCATTTACTCCAAGATAATGGGTTGGAAGTTATAAATGGGACAAGGGAAAAACTGGAATTGTCCGAGGAAGGCAGGATAAAATAACTTCTATTAGCTAGTAGATCTAGCGATGTTTCTTCTTGGTCCTGACTCTATGATGCATTGCCAATCCCAGAGCGTGAAGATCGGATGGGAATTAATCAGAGCTAGGTCTTTTTTAGAGACGACGTTGTGCAGGTTTGCAGCTGCCCAACCAAAGTCATATGGTTGGTAGGGAAGAGGGGGTTTGGGAACATCGGGAGGGGTAAAAGGGTATGGATGATAGAGGTACAGATATGTCTGCAGCGACTCCGCTAGCATGTCCATCACCAGCTTAGGCGCTCGCGGGTTGTCCGGCAGCGGCAGGTGGTCATGTTCTCCATGTTTGGCAGCCTCCTCTCGAGCCATAGCACTGACAGTAGCGACTTGTGCTGCCTCTTCGACGTCCTCTTCTTCCGGCTGCTGTACCACCTCCTCCATGTCCTCGACAACCTCTTCAGCAACCTGCGTTTCCGCGTCGGCCAGAGAGTTTCTGCATCTACCCCCTTCCACACCTGACGGCGCGCCTCTTCCAATTCCGCCCTCAGCGACTCCCTctcctccgccatggcggatttgagagCGGCAACGGTTTCGTCCATGGCTTTCTGTAACGATTCGCGGAAACTATCGTAGTCGTCTTCTTCGCAGCGGCGCGGCCCGCTTCCCTTTCTTGTATAGGGAGGCGTGGCGGCCGCCTTGTCTTGTTGGGCCACTTCTCCAGGTTTAGCGGTCTCAATCTTCTTATTCCGCTTCTGCTTGCTCCAATTCTTTATGTAGCTGCAACGACGATGGTTTGCAGCGTGTGTGCCGCCGCAGTTCACGCACTTCGGAGCAGCATCTCGCGGCTTATTACAGGCGCGTGTATCATGTGCCTTCGCACACGTCATGCGTATTGCTG
Encoded proteins:
- the LOC124594208 gene encoding chymotrypsin-like; translation: MEEVVQQPEEEDVEEAAQVATVSAMAREEAAKHGEHDHLPLPDNPRAPKLVMDMLAESLQTYLYLYHPYPFTPPDVPKPPLPYQPYDFGWAAANLHNVVSKKDLALINSHPIFTLWDWFSKWWVYLGVEDLSTSDDYAAIFDCYTIQVHPGYDSTTKVHDIGLIYSASLIPFNQYIKPAVLPRYSDVDSSLEGSENTVCGWGSQTTGGAGSQTLWYAYFDSVTLCSPAWSYCGVGRYGEALCSGDFGTSMQRKEADGNFTVVGVASFIQGTTTCEGATSGFTMVAAYLDWLARHTRLPVYP